One Solanum pennellii chromosome 10, SPENNV200 genomic region harbors:
- the LOC107001907 gene encoding probable protein phosphatase 2C 43: MVSWLDRTVSACCQPLGRYIGLSSSEDGVLGGEDYPLLWYRDLEKHSCGEFSFAVVQANQVCEDYGHVEPGREGTFVGVYDGHGGLDASRFACDNLSRHLITLAREKGTIDKEVLNNAFAATEDGFLSIVEREFHDDPDIASMGSCCLVGVIWKRRLYVANLGDCRAVLGQTGIFNRIFAKQLTNDHNVRIKEVRDELRALHPDDPNIVTYVRRTWRVKSIIQVTRAIGDAFLKKVEFAIGAIPLKRPVLRADPSVCSRNLQPCDKFVIFASDGLWDLLSNQEAVKIVHAYPRQGIARRLVLSALNVAARARKLKCDDLMNYDKGVRRAFHDDITVVVIFIDHEKLNDELTVPGMSVQGYVDTHRPSDFNIEQEVATETEHTEIESTDTEPTGTESSETEPTETKHSETEPTGTERSEIELTETEATETEHSETEATGTEPTETEPTGTEPTETEATGTERSETEPTETEHSKTEPTGTEPAETERSETEHTEIEATETERSETEPTGTEAAETAPTKTELTVTV, from the exons ATGGTTTCTTGGCTGGATAGGACTGTATCAGCTTGTTGCCAACCTTTAGGTCGATATATCGGTTTGAGCAGCAGTGAAGATGGTGTTCTGGGAGGTGAAGATTACCCATTGCTATGGTATAGAGACCTTGAGAAACATTCATGTGGCGAGTTCTCTTTTGCTGTGGTACAGGCTAATCAAGTATGCGAAGATTATGGCCACGTTGAACCAGGTCGTGAAGGTACCTTTGTTGGGGTTTATGATGGCCATGGTGGCCTTGATGCTTCAAGATTTGCCTGTGATAACCTTAGCCGCCATTTAATAA CGCTTGCTCGAGAAAAAGGAACAATAGATAAAGAAGTCCTTAATAATGCCTTCGCTGCAACTGAAGACGGCTTCCTTTCTATTGTGGAAAGGGAATTTCATGATGATCCAGATATTGCGTCAATGGGGAGCTGCTGTCTGGTTGGTGTTATCTGGAAAAGGAGATTATATGTAGCTAACCTGGGTGACTGTAGAGCAGTATTAGGTCAAACAGGAATATTCAATAGGATTTTTGCTAAGCAATTGACTAATGATCATAATGTCAGGATCAAGGAGGTCAGGGATGAACTGAGAGCTCTGCACCCAGACGATCCAAACATTGTGACTTATGTCAGAAGAACATGGCGTGTTAAAAGCATTATACAG GTAACTAGAGCAATTGGAGATGCATTTCTGAAGAAGGTAGAATTTGCTATTGGTGCAATTCCTCTTAAGCGGCCAGTACTAAGAGCTGATCCATCTGTCTGTTCAAGAAACTTACAACCATGCGATAAATTTGTTATATTTGCTTCTGATGGGCTGTGGGATCTCTTAAGCAATCAAGAGGCTGTAAAAATTGTGCATGCCTACCCTAGACAG GGCATAGCTAGAAGACTTGTTCTATCAGCCCTGAATGTGGCTGCACGTGCAAGAAAGTTGAAGTGCGATGACCTTATGAATTATGACAAAGGTGTCAGGAGGGCCTTTCATGATGATATAACAGTCGTAGTCATCTTTATAGATCACGAGAAGCTGAATGACGAATTAACTGTGCCTGGAATGTCAGTTCAAGGATATGTAGACACTCATCGACCATCAGATTTTAATATTGAGCAAGAGGTTGCTACAGAGACTGAACACACAGAGATTGAATCCACAGACACTGAACCCACAGGGACCGAAAGCTCAGAGACCGAACCCACAGAGACCAAACACTCAGAGACCGAACCCACAGGGACCGAACGCTCAGAGATTGAACTCACAGAGACTGAAGCCACAGAGACCGAACACTCAGAGACTGAAGCCACAGGGACTGAACCCACAGAGACTGAACCCACAGGGACTGAACCCACAGAGACTGAAGCCACAGGAACCGAACGCTCAGAGACCGAACCCACAGAGACAGAACACTCAAAGACCGAGCCCACAGGGACTGAACCCGCAGAGACCGAACGCTCAGAGACTGAACACACAGAGATTGAAGCCACAGAGACCGAACGCTCAGAGACCGAACCCACAGGGACTGAAGCCGCAGAGACCGCACCCACAAAGACTGAACTCACAGTGACAGTATAA
- the LOC107001608 gene encoding putative germin-like protein 2-1, with translation MAKNIILILCLIFTLLCSGLAVEVGPLQDFCVADSTSMVMPSGLMCKNPLQVEANDFYYGGLNIPSNKTTPTGINMTLVDVNQLPGLNTLGISMARIDYALDGINPPHIHPRATEMLVLIEGSLHVGFVTSNPQNRLISRVLHTGDVFVFPAGLIHFQRNIGNRFAVALVSFSSQNPGLINVRDAVETLPESVKFK, from the exons atggccaaaaatatCATCTTGATATTGTGCTTGATTTTCACCTTATTATGTTCTGGTTTGGCAGTTGAAGTTGGCCCTTTGCAAGACTTTTGTGTTGCAGATAGTACTAGTATGG TTATGCCAAGTGGTTTGATGTGCAAGAATCCTTTGCAAGTAGAAGCCAATGATTTTTACTATGGCGGTTTAAATATACCAAGTAACAAAACAACTCCAACTGGTATCAATATGACTCTTGTGGATGTAAATCAACTACCAGGGCTCAACACTCTTGGAATTTCAATGGCTCGAATCGACTATGCACTCGATGGAATTAATCCTCCGCATATTCATCCTCGAGCCACTGAAATGCTTGTACTCATCGAAGGTTCATTACACGTTGGATTCGTCACTTCTAACCCTCAAAATAGATTAATTTCGAGAGTTCTACACACCGGGGACGTGTTTGTTTTCCCTGCAGGTCTCATTCACTTTCAGAGAAATATTGGAAATAGATTTGCTGTTGCACTTGTTTCATTTAGTAGCCAGAATCCAGGTTTAATAAACGTTAGAGATGCAGTGGAGACACTTCCAGAGTCtgtcaaatttaaataa
- the LOC107001609 gene encoding putative F-box protein At5g15660, which produces MDILSRLPVKSVVRFNCVSKFWNTLISQPYFRKIHLNRASSQKLLSLHYHRKYEDDNRLHFYTSSLSLVQLVKDTRVVDCPPNSNPSHGSHVYCSCDGLFLIGIWNDRYAQQPSTLLIWNPSTRESILLPHSKYYSSSDSKYYSSSDYEDSGNYDDSGDGDYEDISDISDFEDSDDYDDLRSTYGLAYDSISDDYKVFRMVLPFHGKKENEIFALKKGSWRISEETGIRRDTIARDCVLSCPV; this is translated from the exons ATGGACATTCTGAGTAGGCTACCAGTAAAGTCAGTTGTTCGTTTCAATTGCGTTTCAAAATTTTGGAATACATTAATCTCTCAACCTTATTTTAGAAAGATACATCTCAATCGCGCCAGTTCCCAAAAATTGCTTTCTCTCCACTACCATCGTAAGTATGAAGATGATAATCGTCTTCACTTCTACACGTCTTCTTTATCCTTGGTTCAACTCGTTAAGGATACCCGCGTAGTTGATTGCCCTCCAAATTCTAATCCATCACATGGTTCACACGTCTATTGTAGCTGTGATGGCTTGTTTCTCATTGGAATCTGGAATGACCGTTATGCTCAACAACCTTCAACATTATTGATATGGAATCCTTCCACAAGAGAATCTATACTACTTCCCCATTCTAAATATTACTCGAGTAGTGATTCCAAATATTACTCGAGTAGTGATTATGAAGACAGTGGTAATTATGATGACAGTGGTGATGGTGATTATGAAGACATTAGTGACATTAGTGATTTTGAAGACagtgatgattatgatgatctCCGCTCTACTTACGGATTGGCTTATGACTCTATTAGTGATGACTATAAAGTCTTTAGAATGGTCCTGCCTTTTCATGGCAAAAAAGAAAACGAAATTTTCGCACTGAAAAAAGGTTCATGGAGAATTAGTGAAGAAACAG GTATACGGAGAGATACCATTGCCAGAGATTGTGTGTTATCTTGCCCTGTATAA
- the LOC107002496 gene encoding phosducin-like protein 3, which yields MGDYHFVYKDVEGASTQWDDIQRKLGNLPPKAPVFKPDPFTPGEDEGSKSKDKDWIDEKTQDELDDLEDDPDLNDDRFLQEYRKKRMAEMREVAKVVRFGSVIPISGSDFVREVSQAPEDIWVVVLLYKDGYSGCQILLQCLDELATKYPVTKFVKIISTDCIPNYPDCNLPTVLVYHNGALKSNYVGLHSFGRRCTPEGVALTLCQSDPVLNDGRSKKEQSREAVLDGVRKRFLEKVVAQHEDDDGSSSD from the exons ATGGGGGATTATCATTTTGTGTACAAAGATGTTGAAGGAGCATCAACACAATGGGATGATATACAGAGGAAGCTTGGAAATCTCCCTCCAAAAGCTCCTGTTTTTAAGCCCGACCCGTTTACACCTGGTGAGGATGAAGGTTCAAAATCCAAAGACAAGGATTGGATCGATGAGAAGACTCAAGATGAGCTTGATGATCTTGAAGATGACCCAGATCTCAATGACGATCGCTTCCTTCAGGAATACAG GAAGAAGAGGATGGCCGAGATGAGAGAAGTTGCTAAGGTTGTGAGATTTGGATCAGTGATACCAATTTCTGGATCAGATTTTGTGCGGGAGGTTTCCCAAGCTCCAGAAGACATCTGGGTTGTTGTGCTTCTGTATAAGGATGg ATACTCAGGCTGCCAGATACTTTTGCAGTGCTTAGACGAACTAGCAACAAAATACCCTGTAacaaaatttgtcaaaattatCTCTACCGATTGCATTCCGAACTATCCAGATTGTAATCTTCCAACTGTTTTGGTGTACCACAATGGTGCATTAAAGTCAAATTATGTTGGACTTCATAGTTTTGGTCGGAGATGCACACCCGAAG GTGTTGCATTGACACTCTGCCAGTCAGATCCTGTTCTAAACGATGGGCGTAGCAAGAAGGAACAGTCCCGAGAAGCTGTGCTGGATGGAGTAAGGAAAAGGTTTCTCGAGAAGGTTGTGGCACAGCATGAAGATGATGATGGATCTTCTAGTGATTAG
- the LOC107002497 gene encoding putative germin-like protein 2-3 — MAKHFLLLNLIAVLSFCCVVLAFEPSPLQDFCVADPAGTAKVNGLACKDPKSVGADDFFFSGLHLAGNTSNTFGSKVTPANVAQIPGLNTLGISLARVDYAPWGINPPHTHPRATEILTVLEGSLQVGFVTSNPENRHITKVLKKGDVFVFPVGLVHYQRNVGNGNAVAIAALSSQNPGVIGIANAIFGSEPAIATDILAKAFQVDATVVAQIQSKF; from the exons atGGCTAAGCACTTTCTCCTGCTGAATCTAATAGCAGTACTAAGTTTCTGCTGTGTTGTGTTAGCTTTTGAGCCAAGTCCATTGCAAGATTTCTGTGTGGCTGATCCTGCTGGCACAG CTAAGGTGAATGGCTTAGCTTGCAAAGATCCCAAATCTGTTGGAGCAGATGACTTTTTCTTCAGTGGCCTACATTTGGCTGGAAACACATCAAACACTTTTGGCTCTAAGGTCACTCCTGCCAATGTAGCTCAAATTCCAGGATTGAACACTCTAGGTATATCACTGGCTCGCGTTGACTATGCACCATGGGGAATTAATCCTCCTCACACTCACCCAAGAGCTACTGAGATACTCACAGTCCTTGAAGGTTCTCTTCAAGTTGGTTTCGTAACTTCAAATCCTGAAAATCGCCATATTACTAAGGTCCTTAAAAAAGGCGATGTGTTTGTTTTTCCAGTTGGACTTGTTCACTACCAACGCAACGTGGGAAATGGAAATGCTGTTGCTATTGCTGCTTTGAGCAGTCAGAATCCTGGTGTTATAGGCATTGCCAATGCAATTTTTGGATCGGAACCAGCTATAGCAACAGATATTCTTGCCAAGGCTTTTCAAGTTGATGCCACTGTTGTTGCTCAGATACAATCAAAATTTTAA
- the LOC107002495 gene encoding DNA-directed RNA polymerase III subunit 2, which produces MGYDSTMSNTTEDSNQGIDKQHLASHIKNLVDKYQLVPEFLKVRGLVKQHLDSFNYFVRTEIKKIVRANQEIRSTLDPNIYLRYRDVHIGEPSMVFDAVTEKLSPQKCRLSDRTYAAPIYVTIDYTTGSHGQTSVSTKKNVIIGRMPIMLRSSCCVLYGKDEDELARLGECPLDPGGYFVIKGTEKVILIQEQLSKNRIIIDTDKKGSVQASVTSSTEKTKSKTIIKMEKEKVYLELNMFKTKVPIMVVMKAMGMESDQEVVQMIGRDPRFSALLLPSIEECADLKLYTQQQALEFLESDKMLKMPSYSTGPIEKGARALSILRDIFLANVPVHQHNFRKKCIYVAVMMRRMMEAILNKDAMDDKDYVGNKRLELSGQLLSLLFEDLFKTMNDEARRTIDTLLARPSRSSRLDISQYIIKDSITMGLERTLSTGNWDVKRFRMHRKGMTQVVARLSYIGSLGHMTKISPQFEKSRKVSGPRALQPSQFGMLCPCDTPEGEACGLVKNLALMTHVTTDEDERPIMSLCYCLGVEDLEQLSPEELHMPTSYLITLNGLILGKHKSPQRFANAMRRLRRAGKVGEFVSIFVNEKQRCVYIASDGGRVCRPLVIADKGVSRIKEHHMSELRDGVRDFDSFLKDGLIEYLDVNEENNTLIALYEKEATPETTHIEIEPFTILGVCAGLIPYPHHNQSPRNTYQCAMGKQAMGNIAYNQLNRMDGLLYLLVYPQRPLLTTRTIELVGYDKLGAGQNATVAVMSYSGYDIEDAIVMNKSSLDRGFGRCIVMKKYSAICQKYENGTSDRIIKPQRQGPEADRMQILDDDGMAAPGETIRNHDIYINKESPTVTRTPVTSPMGLPDSAYKSSKQTYKGPEGETAVVDRVALYSDRNNNLSIKFMIRHTRRPELGDKFSSRHGQKGVCGTIVQQEDFPFSERGICPDLIMNPHGFPSRMTVGKMIELLGSKAGVSCGRFHYGSAFGEPSGHADTVDAISETLVKHGFSYNGKDFIYSGITGMPLQAYIFMGPIYYQKLKHMVVDKMHARGSGPRVMMTRQPTEGRSRNGGLRVGEMERDCLIAYGASMLIYERLMISSDPFEVQVCRKCGLLGYYNYKLKTGICSMCKNGENISTMKLPYACKLLFQELQSMNIVPRLKLAEA; this is translated from the exons ATGGGTTATGATTCTACCATGTCCAATACGACAGAGGACTCAAACCAGGGAATTGACAAGCAGCACCTTGCTTCTCACATTAAGAATTTGGTGGACAAGTATCAACTTGTTCCAGAATTCCTAAAGGTGAGAGGTTTGGTGAAGCAACACTTGGACTCCTTCAATTATTTTGTGAGGACGGAAATAAAGAAGATTGTCCGAGCGAATCAGGAGATTAGATCAACATTGGACCCCAATATTTATCTTAGGTACAGGGATGTCCACATTGGTGAACCATCAATGGTTTTTGATGCTGTAACCGAGAAATTAAGTCCGCAGAAATGCCGACTATCTGACCGTACCTATGCGGCACCAATTTATGTCACCATTGACTACACGACAGGAAGTCATGGGCAAACATCAGTGTCAACAAAGAAGAATGTTATCATTGGAAGGATGCCAATTATGCTTAGAAGCAGTTGTTGCGTGCTATATGGgaaagatgaagatgaactAGCAAGACTTGGAGAATGCCCACTTGATCCTGGAGGATATTTTGTAATCAAAGGCACTGAGAAGGTTATTTTAATTCAAGAGCAGCTCTCGAAGAACAGGATAATCATTGATACAGATAAAAAGGGTTCTGTACAAGCATCTGTTACCAGCAGCACAGAAAAAACAAAGAGcaaaacaattataaaaatggAGAAAGAAAAGGTGTACTTAGAGTTGAATATGTTCAAAACCAAGGTCCCCATAATGGTTGTCATGAAGGCCATGGGAATGGAGAGCGATCAAGAGGTTGTGCAAATGATAGGAAGAGATCCTCGGTTTAGTGCTCTGCTTTTGCCATCAATCGAGGAGTGTGCAGATCTCAAGTTGTATACACAACAACAAGCACTGGAGTTCCTCGAGAGTGACAAGATGCTTAAAATGCCTTCATATTCTACTGGCCCAATTGAGAAGGGCGCCCGAGCTTTGAGTATTCTTCGTGACATATTTCTTGCAAATGTTCCAGTCCATCAACATAATTTCCGCAAAAAATGCATATATGTTGCAGTAATGATGAGGCGCATGATGGAAGCAATCTTAAACAAGGATGCAATGGATGACAAGGACTATGTGGGGAACAAGAGATTGGAGCTCTCCGGTCAGCTGCTATCTCTCCTTTTTGAAGATTTGTTCAAGACGATGAATGATGAAGCTAGGAGAACAATCGATACTCTTCTAGCCAGGCCAAGTCGCTCCAGCCGTTTGGACATTTCTCAATACATAATCAAAGATAGTATTACTATGGGCCTGGAGAGAACCCTATCTACAGGCAATTGGGATGTTAAACGGTTTAGGATGCACAGGAAGGGTATGACTCAGGTTGTTGCTAGGTTATCATACATTGGATCATTAGGTCACATGACAAAAATCTCACCGCAATTTGAAAAGTCTAGAAAAGTTAGTGGTCCTAGAGCACTGCAACCTAGTCAGTTTGGCATGCTTTGCCCTTGTGACACACCAGAAGGTGAAGCTTGTGGATTGGTGAAAAACTTGGCCTTGATGACTCATGTTACGACTGATGAGGATGAGCGCCCAATCATGTCTTTG TGCTACTGCTTGGGTGTTGAGGACTTGGAACAACTTTCGCCAGAAGAGCTTCACATGCCAACTTCCTATCTTATCACATTAAATGGACTTATTCTAGGCAAGCACAAGAGTCCTCAG CGATTTGCTAATGCAATGAGGAGGCTACGGAGGGCTGGTAAAGTTGGGGAGTTTGTAAGCATCTTCGTGAATGAAAAGCAG CGCTGTGTCTACATTGCTTCAGATGGTGGACGTGTTTGTCGTCCGCTTGTCATTGCTGACAAAGGTGTTTCCAGGATCAAAGAGCACCACATGAGTGAGCTGAGG gaTGGTGTGCGTGACTTCGACAGCTTTCTAAAGGATGGTTTGATAGAATATCTTGATGTCAACGAGGAGAACAACACATTG ATTGCTCTATACGAAAAGGAGGCGACACCAGAGACAACACATATTGAGATTGAGCCTTTCACAATCTTAGGTGTTTGTGCTGGTTTGATACCTTATCCTCATCACAATCAGTCCCCTAGGAATACCTATCAGTGTGCTATGGGTAAGCAAGCTATGGGAAACATTGCCTATAACCAGTTGAATCGGATGGATGGTTTGCTCTACCTTTTGGTGTATCCTCAACGCCCTTTACTGACTACAAGAACAATCGAGCTGGTTGGGTATGATAAACTAGGGGCTGGTCAGAATGCGACTGTTGCTGTGATGAGTTATAGTGGCTATGACATTGAGGATGCAATAGTAATGAACAAGTCTTCTTTAGATCGAGGTTTTGGGCGTTGCATTGTGATGAAAAAATATTCAGCCATATGTCAGAAGTATGAGAATGGCACATCGGATAGAATAATTAAACCACAGCGTCAAGGACCTGAAGCTGATAGGATGCAAATTCTGGATGATGATGGAATGGCTGCTCCTGGAGAAACTATTCGAAATCATGATATCTATATCAACAAGGAGTCCCCTACAGTCACGAGGACTCCAGTCACGTCTCCTATGGGTTTGCCAGATAGTGCATACAAGTCAAGTAAACAAACTTATAAAGGTCCTGAAGGGGAGACAGCTGTTGTTGATAGAGTGGCTCTTTATTCTGATAGAAACAACAATTTAAGCATCAAATTTATGATCCGTCATACCCGTAGGCCTGAGCTTGGTGACAAATTTAGTAGTAGGCATGGGCAGAAAGGAGTCTGTGGCACCATTGTACAACAGGAAGATTTTCCATTTTCTGAACGTGGCATTTGCCCTGATCTTATTATGAATCCTCACGGATTTCCAAGCCGAATGACAGTGGGAAAGATGATTGAGCTCCTTGGAAGTAAAGCCGGAGTTTCCTGTGGTAGGTTTCATTACGGGAGTGCTTTCGGAGAACCCAGTGGTCATGCTGACACAGTTGATGCTATCAGTGAAACTCTGGTGAAGCATGGATTTAGCTACAATGGGAAGGATTTTATTTATTCAGGCATCACTGGTATGCCACTACAAGCATACATCTTCATGGGGCCAATATATTACCAAAAGCTGAAACACATGGTCGTAGACAAAATGCATGCTCGTGGGAGTGGGCCTCGTGTTATGATGACAAGACAACCTACCGAAGGGAGGAGTAGAAATGGAGGTTTACGTGTGGGAGAAATGGAACGTGATTGTTTGATTGCATATGGTGCCAGTATGTTGATATACGAGCGCCTGATGATTTCTAGTGACCCATTTGAGGTTCAGGTTTGCCGAAAATGTGGTTTATTGGGATATTACAACTACAAGCTGAAGACTGGCATTTGTTCTATGTGCAAGAACGGGGAAAATATATCTACGATGAAGTTGCCTTATGCATGCAAACTCCTATTTCAAGAGCTCCAGTCAATGAACATTGTCCCACGATTAAAACTAGCAGAAGCATGA